A genomic window from Elaeis guineensis isolate ETL-2024a chromosome 3, EG11, whole genome shotgun sequence includes:
- the LOC105041949 gene encoding L-type lectin-domain containing receptor kinase S.7 has product MGNHLVLTSNPSPAFLLSPFFLFLRLLSCHSSSREMTPRSLSPSFRPHWALLLLLLLPATTVRCRPEISITTAGTKLIPERISWDTNITLLGDASLKNGAISLTRNSASSAGRALYSQPIRFLEPTTRSPASFSSRFAFFITPSSPGDGLAFLLTSDPHFLGSSNGFLGLFSDLASADSSRADDVVTIAVEFDTNLDAPLRDINDNHVALDVGSIFSFAAADAGKVEVDLKARIPMMAWVEYSSTEKAVRVWLSYSRFRPPEPLLVAGVDLSGLFREFMYVGFSASNGHGAALHAVTRWSFRTFGFAAAAASASPPGNGTDGGGCANCSTEGQKGGDTDDDFVKPGSDPVVSLATRTRRYIRVVLIVGVVIVFVCLLLLIAAIVTCLRGNEEEGSEGSALETAVGCEFQRMPPRISLDEIRSATKEFHCSKILGQGGSAMVYEGVLPSGCKVAVKRFGQVDRFTRTFATELAALIGSCRHRNLIPLKGWCCEKDELVLVYEYMPNGSLDKILHAAAPSESMVAGPPPALSWDQRWKIVLGVASAIVFLHEECEKKIIHRDVKACNVLLDAEFNAKLGDFGLAELNDHNRTPPVTKPAGTMGYLAPEYVHSGVATEKSDVYSFGVLALEVATGRKPMEKGVVLVDWVWSLWGRRRLVDAADPRLEGRFSREEMGRMLVVGLCCAHPESKRRPTMRKAMRMLKGVAALTALPARKPAVRLLSQLPRTSRDSGSQASGDATTSWFSPCISLNQLEEQNDGQK; this is encoded by the coding sequence ATGGGTAACCACCTCGTCCTGACTTCCAATCCCTCCCCTGCTTTCCTCCTTTCTCCATTCTTTCTCTTCCTTCGTCTTCTTTCCTGCCATTCTTCATCGAGAGAGATGACTCCCAGATCTTTGAGCCCATCTTTCCGGCCACATTGGGCtttgcttctcctcctcctcctccctgctACCACCGTCCGCTGCCGTCCGGAAATATCCATCACCACCGCCGGAACAAAGCTAATCCCTGAGCGAATATCTTGGGACACCAACATCACCCTCCTCGGCGACGCCTCCCTCAAGAACGGCGCCATTAGCCTCACACGCAACTCCGCCTCCAGCGCCGGCCGCGCCCTATACTCCCAACCCATCCGCTTTCTTGAACCCACCACCCGCTCCCCGGCCTCCTTCTCCTCCCGCTTCGCCTTCTTCATCACACCCTCCTCCCCCGGCGACGGCCTCGCCTTCCTCCTCACCTCCGACCCCCACTTCCTCGGCAGCTCCAACGGCTTCTTGGGCCTCTtctccgacctcgcctccgccGACTCCTCCAGGGCCGACGACGTCGTCACCATCGCCGTGGAGTTCGACACCAACCTCGACGCCCCGCTCCGCGACATCAACGACAACCACGTCGCCCTCGACGTCGGCAGCATCTTCTCCTTCGCCGCCGCCGACGCCGGCAAAGTAGAGGTCGACCTCAAGGCCCGGATACCCATGATGGCCTGGGTCGAGTACAGCAGCACCGAGAAGGCGGTCCGGGTTTGGCTCAGCTACTCCCGCTTCCGGCCCCCCGAACCCCTCCTCGTCGCCGGCGTCGACCTCTCCGGCCTCTTCCGCGAGTTCATGTATGTCGGCTTCTCCGCCTCCAACGGCCATGGCGCCGCGCTCCACGCCGTCACCCGGTGGAGCTTCCGAACCTTCGGgttcgccgccgccgccgcctcggCGTCTCCACCCGGAAACGGCACGGACGGTGGTGGGTGCGCCAACTGTTCGACCGAAGGTCAGAAAGGCGGCGACACGGACGACGACTTCGTCAAGCCTGGTAGTGACCCCGTGGTGAGTCTAGCTACGAGGACAAGAAGATATATTCGGGTGGTTCTCATCGTGGGCGTAGTAATAGTCTTCGTCTGCTTGTTGTTGTTGATCGCTGCTATCGTCACGTGTCTTCGGGGAAATGAGGAAGAGGGCAGTGAAGGGAGCGCGCTGGAGACCGCTGTGGGATGCGAATTCCAGAGGATGCCCCCAAGGATTTCGCTGGATGAGATAAGATCGGCAACCAAAGAATTCCACTGCAGCAAGATCCTGGGCCAGGGCGGCTCGGCGATGGTGTATGAGGGTGTTCTGCCTTCTGGCTGCAAGGTCGCCGTCAAGAGATTCGGCCAGGTGGACCGGTTCACCCGCACATTCGCCACGGAGCTGGCGGCCCTCATCGGCTCATGCCGGCACCGGAATCTGATCCCTCTCAAGGGGTGGTGCTGCGAGAAGGACGAGCTGGTCTTGGTGTATGAGTACATGCCCAATGGCAGCCTGGACAAGATCCTCCACGCCGCTGCTCCTTCTGAATCCATGGTGGCGGGGCCGCCGCCCGCACTCTCCTGGGACCAGCGCTGGAAGATTGTCCTGGGCGTCGCATCCGCGATCGTCTTCCTGCACGAGGAGTGTGAGAAGAAGATCATCCACCGGGACGTCAAGGCCTGCAATGTACTCCTCGACGCCGAATTCAATGCGAAGCTCGGGGATTTCGGGCTCGCCGAGCTGAATGATCATAACCGGACTCCACCGGTGACCAAGCCGGCAGGTACCATGGGCTATCTGGCGCCAGAGTATGTCCATTCCGGTGTGGCCACCGAGAAGTCGGATGTGTACAGTTTTGGAGTTCTGGCGCTGGAAGTGGCGACAGGGCGAAAGCCAATGGAGAAGGGTGTTGTGCTCGTCGACTGGGTCTGGTCGCTGTGGGGGCGGCGGAGGCTGGTGGATGCGGCGGATCCGCGGCTTGAGGGCAGGTTCAGCAGGGAGGAAATGGGGAGGATGCTGGTTGTTGGGCTGTGCTGCGCCCATCCCGAGTCCAAGCGGCGGCCCACAATGAGGAAGGCTATGAGGATGCTCAAGGGGGTGGCGGCTCTGACTGCGTTGCCGGCCAGAAAACCTGCTGTTAGGCTGCTATCGCAGTTGCCTCGGACTTCGCGGGATTCCGGCTCGCAGGCTTCTGGAGATGCGACCACATCGTGGTTCTCCCCTTGCATCAGTCTCAACCAGTTGGAAGAGCAGAATGATGGGCAGAAATGA
- the LOC105041948 gene encoding CASP-like protein 2A1, whose amino-acid sequence MMAKKTMVEEEGRKTEGDQGEEGGGDGGSGVRTAETMLRVVPMGLCLAALVLMLKNAQVNDFGSVSYADLTPFRYLVYANGFCAGYSLLSASCTALPRPNTLSRSWLLFFFDQVFTYVILAAGTVSAELMYLAYNGDEAVTWSKECGVFDSFCQRATASIGITFGAVACYALLSLLSSYRLFSTYEAPLPFVGKTGLEIAAFPR is encoded by the exons ATGATGGCGAAGAAAACGATGGTGGAGGAGGAGGGGAGGAAGACGGAGGGGGATCAGGGAGAGGAGGGTGGGGGGGATGGGGGAAGCGGTGTGAGGACGGCGGAGACGATGCTGAGGGTGGTGCCCATGGGGCTGTGCCTGGCGGCGCTGGTGCTCATGCTCAAGAATGCTCAGGTCAACGATTTCGGCTCCGTCTCCTATGCCGACCTCACCCCCTTCAG GTATCTGGTTTATGCCAATGGCTTCTGTGCCGGCTACTCTCTGTTATCCGCCTCCTGCACGGCCCTGCCACGACCGAACACCTTGTCTCGCTCATGGCTCCTATTCTTCTTTGATcag GTGTTCACGTATGTGATCCTCGCCGCCGGCACGGTGTCGGCAGAGCTGATGTACCTGGCTTACAATGGCGACGAGGCGGTGACATGGAGCAAGGAGTGCGGCGTCTTCGACAGCTTCTGCCAGAGGGCGACGGCTTCCATCGGCATCACCTTCGGTGCGGTAGCCTGCTACGCTCTGCTCTCCCTGCTCTCCTCCTATCGTCTCTTCAGCACCTACGAAGCCCCCCTCCCCTTCGTCGGCAAAACTGGCCTCGAGATCGCCGCCTTCCCCCGCTGA